In a genomic window of Helianthus annuus cultivar XRQ/B chromosome 10, HanXRQr2.0-SUNRISE, whole genome shotgun sequence:
- the LOC110881961 gene encoding uncharacterized protein LOC110881961, whose protein sequence is MGISKPVEVNTGSAWGGSFMEAAKDPHANPSVSATLFNHEGVQTDQSTRKDPGKSPISYADTVGVSTSRKVNFRNLASPEAHEGCDVVLPKESVRAVKDKLINTLYGYFLGDHVAYPVVEYFVRNNWKKFGIQKTMMNANGFFFFKFADESGMMNAMKEGPWIIRSQPLFLNIWSPSSKLEKKEVKMVQIWVKIHDVPIAAYTEDGLSMIATAIGNPIVLDSYTTSMCLDSWGRSSFARALVEISAEKDFKEEIVTAVPNLEGEGFVKEKVYVEYEWSPHRCACCKVFGHHDGDCPRQPKQVTKVSAANQKPNQIPKSKGPSKQPVVDKDGFTDVDARKTAKRSGFPVNKQKQRFEYQPVGVKSGGGVIKSAPLPKGDLNKPSTSNRFVSPNPFDALNDTDADGPEAKENSENNQVDSDDEEVVEVYNEMDPFILQGSKKPNDKQGASTPSTAGYNG, encoded by the coding sequence ATGGGAATCTCTAAACCTGTGGAGGTGAATACGGGTTCGGCTTGGGGAGGAAGTTTTATGGAGGCAGCTAAGGATCCCCATGCAAACCCTAGTGTTTCGGCTACTCTGTTCAATCATGAAGGTGTGCAAACCGACCAGAGTACCCGTAAGGATCCAGGTAAATCTCCTATTTCGTACGCTGATACGGTTGGGGTTTCCACTTCCAGGAAAGTTAATTTTCGGAACCTTGCTAGTCCCGAAGCTCATGAGGGTTGTGATGTTGTCTTGCCAAAGGAATCGGTTAGGGCTGTTAAAGATAAGCTGATTAATACGCTATATGGTTATTTCCTTGGTGATCATGTTGCTTATCCGGTAGTTGAGTACTTTGTGAGGAATAACTGGAAGAAGTTTGGAATTCAGAAAACCATGATGAACGCCAatggttttttcttttttaaatttgcTGATGAGTCGGGTATGATGAATGCTATGAAAGAGGGGCCTTGGATAATCCGTTCTCAACCGTTGTTCCTCAATATATGGTCACCTTCGTCAAAGCTGGAAAAAAAGGAAGTTAAAATGGTGcaaatttgggttaaaatacaTGACGTTCCTATTGCGGCATACACGGAGGATGGTTTAAGCATGATTGCAACGGCTATAGGTAACCCTATTGTTCTAGACTCGTACACTACCTCTATGTGTTTAGATTCTTGGGGTAGGAGCAGTTTTGCGAGAGCGTTGGTTGAAATTTCAGCTGAAAAGGACTTCAAAGAGGAAATAGTGACAGCAGTCCCAAATCTGGAGGGTGAAGGCTTTGTTAAGGAAAAAGTGTATGTGGAGTATGAATGGAGCCCTCATCGGTGCGCATGTTGCAAGGTGTTTGGACACCATGATGGGGACTGCCCAAGACAACCTAAACAGGTCACGAAGGTTTCGGCTGCTAATCAAAAACCTAATCAGATTCCTAAGTCTAAAGGGCCTTCAAAACAACCTGTGGTAGACAAAGATGGGTTCACGGATGTGGATGCTAGGAAAACAGCAAAGAGGTCGGGATTTCCAGTGAATAAGCAAAAGCAGAGGTTTGAATACCAGCCGGTTGGAGTTAAAAGTGGGGGAGGGGTGATTAAATCAGCCCCATTGCCGAAAGGGGACTTGAACAAACCTTCAACGTCGAATAGGTTTGTTTCTCCAAATCCGTTTGATGCATTGAATGATACGGATGCGGATGGTCCGGAAGCTAAAGAGAACTCGGAGAATAATCAGGTGGATTCAGACGATGAGGAGGTTGTGGAAGTTTATAACGAAATGGATCCTTTTATTTTACAAGGCTCAAAAAAACCGAATGATAaacaaggggcaagcactccttctacAGCGGGTTACAATGGTTAG